A single genomic interval of Methylobacterium bullatum harbors:
- the yhdJ gene encoding DNA adenine methyltransferase YhdJ gives MTTNALAFPTAGLTILDQAPTSLRANPRNARTHSKKQIAKIADSIRAFGFTVPLVVDETGLVLAGHGRLLAAKQLGLPTVPTVRLDHLSDTQKRAYAIADNKIATLAGWDRATLALELGELAIHLPEIGLDLSITGFEIAELDLLTGDLEEERLASREDEQHEPEAPISQLGDLWQLGPHRILCGSACSRDDVERLMGGREADMVFTDPPYNVPVNGHVMGRGRVQHREFVMGSGEMTEEAFTAFLSESLGNAVSVSRDGALHYVCMDWRHLPELHAATRPLYGEQKNLIVWSKTNPGQGSLYRSQHELIALYKVGTASHTNNVELGRHGRNRSNVWTYSGVNTFKGAGDLALHPTVKPVALVVDAIKDVTRRGAIVLDPFSGSGTTLLAAEKTGREARVLELDPVYVDVAIRRWQSFTGRDAILDGTDETWDEVQSARTAPALLEEAA, from the coding sequence ATGACGACGAACGCACTGGCCTTTCCCACGGCCGGGTTGACCATCCTCGACCAAGCTCCGACCTCCCTCAGAGCCAACCCGCGCAACGCTCGTACCCATTCGAAGAAGCAGATCGCCAAGATCGCCGACAGCATCAGGGCGTTCGGCTTCACCGTCCCGCTCGTCGTCGACGAGACCGGGCTCGTGCTCGCCGGACACGGACGCTTGTTGGCAGCAAAGCAGCTCGGCCTGCCCACCGTCCCGACCGTCCGGCTCGATCACCTGAGCGACACGCAGAAGCGCGCCTATGCGATCGCCGACAACAAGATCGCGACCCTGGCCGGTTGGGATCGAGCCACGCTCGCCCTCGAGCTCGGTGAACTCGCCATCCACCTGCCCGAGATCGGCCTGGATCTCTCCATCACCGGCTTCGAGATCGCCGAGCTCGACCTGTTGACCGGCGATCTCGAAGAGGAGCGCCTCGCCTCGCGCGAGGACGAGCAGCATGAGCCCGAAGCACCGATCTCGCAGCTCGGCGACCTCTGGCAGCTTGGCCCGCACCGGATCTTGTGCGGCAGTGCCTGCAGCCGCGACGACGTCGAGCGGCTCATGGGTGGACGAGAGGCCGACATGGTCTTCACCGATCCGCCCTACAACGTGCCCGTCAACGGCCACGTCATGGGCCGCGGCCGGGTCCAGCACCGCGAGTTCGTCATGGGTTCGGGCGAGATGACGGAGGAGGCCTTCACTGCCTTCCTGAGCGAGAGCCTCGGCAATGCCGTCTCGGTCTCACGTGATGGGGCTCTGCACTACGTCTGCATGGATTGGCGTCATCTGCCGGAGTTGCATGCCGCGACCCGCCCGCTCTACGGCGAGCAGAAGAACCTCATCGTGTGGAGCAAGACCAATCCGGGGCAGGGCTCGCTCTACCGCTCGCAGCACGAGCTGATCGCGCTCTACAAGGTCGGCACAGCCAGCCACACCAACAATGTCGAGCTTGGCCGGCACGGCCGCAATCGTTCGAACGTATGGACCTATTCCGGGGTCAACACCTTCAAGGGCGCGGGTGATCTGGCGCTGCATCCCACCGTCAAGCCGGTGGCCCTGGTCGTCGATGCGATCAAGGACGTGACACGCCGCGGTGCGATCGTCCTCGATCCGTTCTCCGGCAGCGGTACGACCTTGCTGGCTGCGGAGAAGACCGGGCGCGAGGCACGGGTGCTGGAACTCGACCCGGTCTATGTCGATGTGGCTATCCGGCGCTGGCAGTCCTTCACGGGCCGCGACGCCATTCTCGACGGTACGGACGAGACCTGGGACGAGGTCCAATCGGCCCGTACGGCCCCTGCCCTGCTCGAGGAGGCCGCGTGA
- the chuR gene encoding Anaerobic sulfatase-maturating enzyme: protein MDVARRTRLLILQPTPFCNIDCGYCYLPARNDRRRMAFETVEAAVRFVFEAELAAPDFTVVWHGGEPMVLPIDWFRKAFRAASRGAPGGVVLTHAIQTNGTLIDDDWCSFFRDAPVRVGVSLDGPAWLHDARRRTRAGGGTHARVMRGIERLRRHGVSFHIICVVGEPALDAADVLMDFFEAEDIRSLAFNIEEIEGVNRASTLARAGVEERFRRFFVRVLERAAGAPAPLIVREQQDLLASLAHPAFGQLSYNTTTEPFGFLTVSAEGDLYTFSPELAGLRDPHYGDFALGRVGEAGAAEILRGERFRRLWADITEGVAICRRSCAYFDLCLGGSPANKLAEHGHLARGETLFCRLAHQGVADAVLGDLERRLQQNSDPAALSALVRDVKASASHG from the coding sequence ATGGACGTCGCTCGGCGGACGCGTCTCCTGATCCTGCAGCCGACGCCGTTCTGCAACATCGATTGCGGCTACTGCTATCTTCCCGCGCGCAACGACCGGCGCCGCATGGCCTTCGAGACGGTCGAGGCGGCGGTCCGCTTTGTGTTCGAGGCGGAGCTCGCCGCGCCGGACTTCACCGTGGTCTGGCACGGCGGCGAGCCGATGGTGCTGCCGATCGACTGGTTCCGCAAGGCGTTCCGCGCCGCCTCGCGTGGGGCGCCGGGTGGCGTCGTGCTCACGCACGCGATCCAGACCAACGGGACGCTGATCGACGATGACTGGTGCAGCTTCTTCCGCGACGCGCCGGTCCGCGTGGGCGTCAGCCTCGATGGACCGGCGTGGCTGCACGACGCCCGCCGCCGCACACGCGCCGGCGGCGGTACGCACGCGCGCGTTATGCGTGGGATCGAGCGGCTGCGCCGGCACGGGGTGTCGTTCCACATCATCTGCGTGGTCGGCGAGCCCGCGCTCGATGCGGCCGACGTGTTGATGGATTTCTTTGAAGCAGAGGATATCCGCAGCCTCGCCTTCAACATTGAGGAGATCGAGGGCGTGAACCGCGCCTCGACGCTCGCGCGCGCAGGGGTGGAGGAACGGTTTCGCCGCTTCTTCGTGCGCGTGCTGGAGCGCGCGGCCGGCGCACCAGCGCCCCTGATCGTCCGCGAGCAGCAGGATCTGCTGGCAAGCCTCGCCCATCCCGCGTTCGGGCAGCTCTCATACAACACGACCACCGAACCGTTCGGGTTTCTCACCGTCTCTGCGGAAGGCGATCTCTACACCTTTTCGCCGGAACTCGCGGGGCTGCGGGACCCCCATTACGGCGACTTCGCGCTCGGACGGGTGGGCGAGGCCGGCGCGGCCGAGATCCTGCGCGGCGAGCGCTTCCGGCGCCTGTGGGCCGACATCACCGAGGGCGTCGCGATCTGCCGCCGCTCCTGCGCGTATTTCGACCTCTGTCTCGGCGGATCGCCGGCCAACAAGCTCGCCGAGCACGGGCATCTCGCGCGCGGCGAGACGCTGTTCTGCCGGCTGGCGCATCAGGGCGTAGCCGACGCTGTGCTCGGCGACCTGGAGCGGCGGCTCCAACAAAACTCGGATCCGGCCGCTCTGTCCGCCCTGGTTCGGGACGTGAAGGCCTCTGCATCGCACGGCTGA